The genome window GAGTTTACGCAGTAAAATTAAACAgtatttgtgctttttcttcGCTGCCGCACAGAAATTCTTGTGCATGACTGTTTGCAAAGGGACGTTTCCAGAAGGTCAGGATTTACTGGAGTTCCAGGCTGTTTCAGCATGAGTTTTGCCCCAGGGTTATCTGTTCCATGGGTGTCTTCCTGGGCACCATCGAGTGCATTGCAATTGAGATGTCCAAACTGTCTGGGTGATTTTTGGATTTTGTAGTCATTCAATTTAACCTGGCAAAGTGCAGAGTACTGAGAAAAGGGATCACACATGTGCTCCAGGTCCCACCCTCTGAAGTGACATCAGGAAATTACAACTCAGAGAGGAAAGCTGGTGCGTGCAGCTGAGGAATAAATCCATGGTCTGAAAATTATCTAACGACACTTCAACTTTTATATTCgtcttggggggaaaaaaatatctgggCAAATAAAGCAATGGTTgccctatttttttcttctttaagcACAGACTAAAGGCTAAATTTGCAGTATAAAATTTAGGAGAGATTTTGTGTGGTTTAATGagtgatttttattaaataaaacatattttatctCTGTAGTGAATTTTAATTGTTCTTTAAAGTCAACAGATGTCGTTGGACAAAATGCTGTAAACCAGCAGTTAcgatttttaattttatgttctataaaatttattttaaaaaattgaaatatgcATATGGAATGGTATCTTAATAAATACAGGGATTAATGtgtattaaaaatgtatgtagCAAGACATGGGCTTGAAGTTAAATTTGCAGATGGGAAAAGGATGTGTTGCAAGAGGCGTACACATGATGCTGAAGAAGCAGGACTAGAATTTGTTTTCTTGACTTTTAACTAATTGATGTTCACAAGTTGTCCTgtatgaaatataaaatactttatattttatGAAGTACTTGGCCAGTGACTGTAGGCTTTCTAGATGTTTAAAGGCAAAATAGATATTTAAGAGTTGGTTTTGAGAATGGCACAGAGTAGTTTAGATGGGGGAtagttgtttggggtttttgaggtgGGAGGGTGCTGTTTGTTTTACCAAGTGTGTGATAGTTATCAACCATTGGGGTGCAATAATCAGTAATGAAGTGTCTGAGTAAGTCCTAAATTCTGTGTGAAGTGAATAGGATCAATTATAAATTAATGTTTAGCTATCAAAAGTTCAATAAGTATGCCTTCCAAATGAGGAATAAAATTGTCAAGAAGGGAAAAACAGGTTCATTTTGTGCTTTTGGGGTGGTTCTGCAAACTAGTTAATAATTTGCCATGAATGAAGCTGCCTGTAAGCAAAATGAAATAAGAGATTAACAGTCATGTTGTGTAAAGCACTTGTGTTATGGGAAAATTTTGCAAGTACTGGTTGGAAAAAGATCAGAGCGAAAATCCAAACCCTGAACTAtcacttaaataaaaaaataatggtaATCAGAGATTGTAAGGATTCGTGGGAGAGGTGTCAGTTGGCTACAGCTGAGCACCTCACAGTCACAAGGCAATTCAGGCTTGTGTCTGATGGGACAGCACCCTTGGTGGCACCCTGAAATCTTGATGGCCCTGAAAGCCATTGTCCAAACTGGCTTCTGACACAGAGCGTTTGTACTGGTGGGGATTACACACCCAGTTTATTCTGGAATGGGAATGTTGAAGATGGCTGTGTTCAAACATAGAACTCTGAAGCAGAGACTCCACCTTCTGGCCATTAGTGGATCTCCACCTTATTTATGCATTTGAAAATGCCATTCCAAGCTGTCAAAGACTTGGGAGTAAAAGGGCAACATTTTACTCTggcaacagagaaaaatatggAGCAATCACATACCCAAATTTAGGGCACTTCTGAACTGTCATGCAGGGGCAAATTTGAGATACTGTGCTGATTTTATAGGCGGTGTTCAAGAGAGAAAGAGTGAAAGGTAAGGATGGAAAGTGTATTGGATAGGAATTATTACCTAACCCAGTCATATAAAATGCTGCCTAGCCACCATCTAGTGGGCTGCAGGCAAATAAATTCTGAGAATGAAGTACATCTAGTACTTCTTAGGCGTTGGCAACTGTAGTGCTTTCAAACTGACCCCATTTAAAACAACTGATGGAATATCTTGTGGGGTACTTCCAGATACTCCTTTCTGCACAAGTATTGGAGTGACAAGTATTTGAAGTATGCAAAATCTTCAATTAAGTGCATAAGAAACAGATAAAAGTTTCAGGAGAACATgctaagtaattttaaaatgcttcttcCTGAATTTTAGGAGCATTCTGTAGTGTGCAGttagaaatgctgctctgtgcccaacTGAGACTCTTGGAATAGTTGGTGTTTTTAATGGGAACCTTAttgaagaaggaaggaaacaacTTCAGGTGGAGGGAGTtgagagaaaatgagaattaataaaaacaaataaactttaTATTGATGTGATTGCTGTTGtgctttttgtgtttcagtttgcaAGACATATCAAGAAATCTGAAGGCCAGAAGACACCCAAAGTTGAGTTACAAATCTCAATCTATGGTGTAAAAATTCTAGATCCAAAAACCAAGGTAAGAAACTTACATGGGTATTTTCATGCTAAactagtaaatatttttttctctggttttaagGTTTTcattggtttgtattttttaaagtattataACAAAAGCCATTTTGTTGATGGAAAAAAGTCTTTGAAAATACCATATTTTGTTGCAATACCTGGGTGACATCTTCACAGGAAGGTACATGATAGTCGTGAAAGCACGCTGTAGCTGATGTGgcattcaatttttttaatccttttacAGCAGAACTTTTAAACTTTGGAGAGGATGAAAACAATGACCTAAATAATTAACTCTGCATATGATAAAAACCCTTCCATATATATGTTGAATATTGAATTTGGAAGATTCTTTTGTTCCTACTTCTTAATTGTGGAGTAATTGCTGCATGCAGGCAGTGGCAATGCCTTTTCTCAAATGGTAGCTGTAGTTCAAAGCTTGCAGCTCATTTTTGCTTCAGACTCTTCACACAACCAGAACTCAACAGCTCACACACAAGCagagtgaaaaagaaatatcCATGTCAACTTTAATTGGAGTTTTTGCATTTTCCCTGTGCAGTAGGGCATaaggaaaaccccaaatcctggcaaaaactgttttaaaataacagtTTGAAATGCCAAAAGATCTTAGGCCTCCTGCAGAGATTAGCAGAAATCTGTGGGATATATGTTCCTGGGGGAGTGGGAACATTCTGATCTCTTAGCAATGTTGTTATTACAACTCAAGTAGTAATCAACTGTGAGCAGTCTTTTTATCTCCCCCACTTCGTTTCTTGTAGCTCCATGTAAATTTCAATtgagttttccttctttttgcaTGGTTTATAAATGCTTTAGGAAGTTCAATTTCATGTTATCAGCACTAATTAAAGTCTTTTTTGCAGTGTGTTTTTCAAACAAAGCACTTGAGTAGGAATATTGGGTTTTAGTCAGACAGCGACTATTAATGGCAATAGGAACAGGAGCACAGCTCATATATCAGGACCTGATTCTATACTTAGCCCTCAAAAAAAGGATTATAGAAAAGTGATTCTGTCCTTTAATGATATAAAATAATTGTATGGGTCTGTAAACATCGTAGTGCTGGGGAAAGCACTTCTTGTTATTTCTGTGTGCTAAAGAGCTACAGgacagggatttgggacatGGCAGAAATTGAATACTCAGAACAGCTGTAAAGACTGAGAAAATGAACTCACTTGGGGCAAGGGGAAAAGATTGCCCATAGGGTGCATTTTTTGGCTATGTGGGTGTCTGCAAAGAGGGCATGGCCTTGTTTATGGGCTCACAGCAAGCTGGGAACCCCAGTGCTGCATGTTTTTTAATAGACAGTAGTTCACATCTAAAAgacatattttcctttaaagcaAATACTGCTTTCCCATGTAATaagccaaataaaataaaataccaagAAGAGACTTgttgaagaaaaacaacaaaaaaactagctgagattatttatttcagtcttGTCAAGCTCTTGCAACTGAAGAGCAGGTTGCCATTGCAACTTTTTAAATGGCtggaaattgttttttaatgggaaattaGATACAGTAGCAAAAGTATACAAATAATAATGCTTAAAAGCTGCTTATGTGGCACCTCAAGTAAACAAGTATTTGTGTGtcagatttatttctctttacttGGTTAGCAAAgtcatttctgttttctctattTAATGTAGCAAAGGACTCATTTCAGTAAATCATTTTAACAAATCTTGGGAGATGATGAAATCTAAAGATCTTGTGCACCTGGAAAAATGATGATTTTACATAATCAGGCCCTAAATAAATTGCAGAGGTATGCAAAGCAACAGTAAAATCAGTTTTCTAGAACAGAAATTACTCTTCAAATAAACACTTCCAGATAAATGCTGTCCAAATAAACTTCCTGTTTACATTCAGTAAAATCAGGAGTAGTTTTTAGATGAGTTTGCTAACTTCTGTTATGCATTAAGTCCATTTCTGGGCGCTCTCATGTGTAATAAGAGGCATTCAAAAACATTAGTGAAGCTTGCCTGCTCTTATGAGGAAATCCAGATCTTTCCTTTGTGCATCTTTATCCTGTGAGTGCTGGAATTTCTTTGAAATTACCATTCTGTCTGTTTGCAGGAGGTCCAGCACAACTGTCAGCTCCACAGGATATCCTTTTGTGCAGATGACAAAACTGACAAGAGAATATTCACTTTCATCTGCAAAGACTCAGAATCCAATAAGCACCTGTGCTATGTGTTTGACAGTGAGAAGTGTGTAAGTACCTGgggtgctctgcagggctcgagggcactgagctgctcctggctctgccttgGAGTGAGGGAGGAATGGTCAACAGGAGACAGCCTGCCTTTTAACTGGGACACAGCTTTTCATGCCACTATGGTGTCTTGCAACTTAGATGCATTAAATCAAGGAAAAGTCCCTTACTTCAGTGATCTGAGGTGGTTTTCTGGGATAATTTCTCTTACTGCCCAGCTCAACATCCTGGGGGAAGCATCTGCAATACTCTCGGAGAACAGGCTTTGCATCCCACCAGGCTGAGATGTTTGCACAGCTGTTTGCAAAGAttactgcagctctggggctgagataCCCTTGCAGGCTTTTCTGCTCATGTGTCAGTCTCTGGTTTTAGTGTTGGtgtttttgtgtgttgtttcttttttggggttttttattattttatcacaGTGAGGTTCTCCCTTCTTTATCCACCACTTTCACTGCCACATCTCTCAAGTTTAACAACACAAAGCACTCCCAGATGAGTCATTGCACCAAGAACTGACATTCTCTGGTGTCTGAGAGTCTATTTACTTTCTCTGCTAAAATTCTAAGCAAATGGTGTATCCATACATTCACCTTTTATTGGTCCTGCTTTGGAATCACTTGTTTCTGAAACCTTGGTGTCCTTCAGCAGTTTCCTGTAGGCTTATTTTACCCCCATCATTTTTGACAGAGATACTCTGTGCTGACTGTATAAGCACATCATAACATAGGATATGAATCAGCATAGATCTAGTAAATTATTATACTTTGCACCTACAAATGCAGTATCTGTGGGCTATTTTTCTGGATATTTGTAGTTGGAAATGATTGGGCAGTTAAATAATTGTCTGCAGTATCCTGAGTGAGCTTTTATGGTATTCACGAAAATAAGTGTTGAAATCCAGATTTAAAATCAATAGGGGTCAAAATATCCATTGGCatgaaaacattatttcattAAATCTAAAAGACTTAATTTCATGATTGAACAGGCTGTAAATGCTTCAGAAATCATCAGGAAAAGCCATTGTGCACTATGGTGTCTGTTTTTATGGAAATTGAGGACATAATTTCTACTGATAAATCTCCTTTCTTATCCAAAGTATTTTTACAttcattttacatatttttgcattcaaaatgCTTTCATAGCATTTTGCTAAGGTATTTTGCTGAAGGGTGCTTGTGATGCTCCTTTGTAGCCTTGGCTTCATGGTGGATGGGGCAAAGCCTTTGGATATGATGCATGGtataaattattttgtgatattctgaaatgaaaggagCTCCAGCAAATATTCCTAATTTACTAATTTCAGTCTTATGTTTTATGTAAAGGCAGAAGAGATAACTTTAACAATTGGTCAAGCATTTGACTTAGCTTACAGGAAATTTCTGGAATCCGGAGGAAAAGATGTTgaaacaaggaaacaaattGCAGGTTTACAGAAAAGAGTAAGTTCTGAACTTTTTTGTTCTCTCTAAGAGATAAAAGTACATGCTGCTGTATTTGTATTAGCTCTTTCTAAGAGATAAAAGtacatgctgctgctttttatggAAGCATAATTTCCAGCATTATTCTCAGATTGcgaaggtaaaaaaaaagactgaaaaaaaatctgttaaaaaatatttcatgttttgctGTCCTCCAAGGATGTGGAAAACAAAGTTTGAAATATGGAGGatactgaaaatgttttataGTCAGATAAAGAGTTAAAGCTTGATTCTAAATCACCAGGTCTCTGATGAAACTTATGTTCAGTGGATGCTGTTGTTGAAATCCATGACTATCCCAATAGCTGTTGAATAACCACTTGCTTTGTAGATTCAAGAATTAGAAACTGAAAATgcagaactgaaaaataaagttcaAGATTTGGAAAACCAGTTAAGGATAACACAAGTGCACGCGTCTCCAGTAAGTACCTGACATAACTCTTGTGTCTGGGGTCACTCTGTATTTATAATCACTTGATGATCATtctgagcatccctgctgtTCCCAGAGATTGCCATTAGCATGCAGTGATCAAGCAGCACGTGTGCTGAAGGGCAGTGTCACTAACAATGACAGAGGGACGAGGCAGCAAAGTGCAAATTGCAGTCTGTGCAGCTGTGCCTCTTCCATACCTATTTGTTGCTGCCTGAGGACAGTAAATGCTCACTCGAGTAGAGAGCTGAATGTGCCAGCTGAGGGTAAAAAACTCTGCACTGAAAGGAGCTGCTTGGGAGTTCCTCACACCTTTGTCACAAGCACATGGTCACCTGTGGTGACAGCCTGCCTGCCAGGGAGTCCTTAGGTCTTGGGAGCTAATGCTGGGTGGTCAGGAAAGAGGAGCAAGGGTGGGTTCCTTGCTGGGAATCCCAACTGCTCTGCAGTTCCTGTGGATGATCAGGACAGAAGCTTGTTTAAATTGCTGGCTGGCACTTCCTAACACCTAGGCAGGGCCTCCAGCAATGCAGGTTGCACTGCAGACTGGTCCTCATGACTCCCCTCCTCTCACAAGAGTGTTCCATCTGTCCAGCTTTAGGCAGCTAGCAAAATAAATCCAACATTAATAAAGTTCTTAATGTGGGTGTGACAGAATCTCACAGGAGGAACTGCTTTTCAGCTGTGCATTTTGGACTGCCTTGTTCCTGCCTTGAATGTTCACCATTTCCCCTTAAATGGATGTTCAAAGATGTGGGCAGTGTAAAGGCATGTTTGCAGTGGTGCTGACAGTTTCTCAGCAGTGTCTGTACACTCTTTATGTTGATGAGACGCTGGTTCCCATGAGGGACTGACATTTCATTTTACTGAAATCTACTTAGAGGAGAAAGCACCATAAATTATAAATACTGTGTAGCCGCCACAgtgaacattttaaattatgaatGTCTTCTCACTTATGAAGCATTCAGTGATAGGTAATCAATTTTAATGCTAAATTTAATATCAAGTTAGTCAATTCTTgcatcttttattttcctcaattGAGATGgcagtttgtttttatttatgaatATAATAACTAAATGTATATTTGAATGCAAATAAATAGGCTCTTAAATGCATT of Zonotrichia leucophrys gambelii isolate GWCS_2022_RI chromosome 7, RI_Zleu_2.0, whole genome shotgun sequence contains these proteins:
- the GULP1 gene encoding PTB domain-containing engulfment adapter protein 1 isoform X4 → MNRAFSRKKDKTWMHTPEALSKHYIPYNAKFLGSTEVEQPKGTEVVRDAVRKLKFARHIKKSEGQKTPKVELQISIYGVKILDPKTKEVQHNCQLHRISFCADDKTDKRIFTFICKDSESNKHLCYVFDSEKCAEEITLTIGQAFDLAYRKFLESGGKDVETRKQIAGLQKRIQELETENAELKNKVQDLENQLRITQVHASPAGSVTPKSPSTDIFDMVPFSPISPQSSTPTRNGTQPPPVPSRSTEIKRDLFGAEPFDPFSCGAGDFPPDIQSKLDEMQRQRWRGSKWD